A stretch of the Planktothricoides raciborskii GIHE-MW2 genome encodes the following:
- a CDS encoding NB-ARC domain-containing protein, with the protein MEFEIALKLVEQLVQEKTGKPLLDVEKVVFQGAWEGLTYDQIAEQSSNYEANYLKGDVGPNFWKLLSEVFGEQVSKRNVRAVLEKLEKQPQPTSPVAKTAVTETAGQKNQPRDDWGYAPDVSNICGRTEELNTLKRWIVEDKCRMVGILGLGGMGKTTLAVRMGEQVKGEFDRCIYRVLRETYAFDKFLGDLPTFLTGSSLQNKEEDVYDKILRLIDGLRDYRCLLILDNLEAILQPGDRFGRYRTGFEAYGQLFKKVGEVAHQSCLVVVSREKFPECDRLSKFNQAVKSLELTGLKLEEVQELLQNTNLTGESQHWQGLIERYSGMPLALRLIAPTIQEFFDRDIGEFLKDPQTIYFDPEYRHILAWHWERLSDLEKKVLRILAEADHPISFSELRDRMPDYSMSDLIESLNSLKGRSLLEKSESPDNEQSRFGLQPVIQKYINKYQLGS; encoded by the coding sequence ATGGAATTTGAAATAGCACTGAAATTAGTTGAGCAATTGGTGCAGGAGAAAACCGGCAAGCCGCTACTTGACGTAGAAAAAGTGGTATTCCAGGGTGCCTGGGAGGGGCTGACTTACGACCAAATTGCTGAACAATCCTCAAACTATGAAGCGAATTATCTCAAAGGAGATGTTGGCCCGAACTTTTGGAAGCTACTCAGCGAGGTGTTTGGGGAACAGGTGAGTAAGCGAAATGTTCGGGCTGTTTTGGAAAAGTTGGAAAAACAGCCTCAACCGACTTCACCAGTTGCCAAAACCGCTGTCACCGAAACCGCAGGACAGAAAAATCAGCCTCGCGATGATTGGGGTTATGCACCAGATGTGTCTAATATTTGCGGACGAACTGAAGAACTCAACACTTTGAAACGCTGGATCGTTGAGGACAAATGCCGCATGGTGGGGATTTTGGGACTGGGAGGGATGGGGAAAACTACCCTGGCAGTTCGCATGGGAGAACAAGTTAAAGGAGAATTTGACCGCTGCATTTATCGAGTGCTGCGCGAGACTTATGCTTTTGACAAGTTTCTGGGGGATTTACCGACTTTTTTAACTGGGTCGTCCCTACAAAATAAGGAGGAAGATGTCTATGACAAAATTTTGCGGTTGATTGATGGTTTGCGTGACTATCGCTGTCTGTTGATTCTGGATAATCTGGAGGCGATTTTACAACCAGGCGATCGCTTTGGTCGATATCGGACAGGGTTTGAAGCCTATGGTCAATTGTTTAAAAAAGTGGGTGAAGTTGCCCATCAAAGTTGTTTGGTGGTAGTTAGTCGAGAGAAGTTCCCAGAATGCGATCGCCTAAGCAAGTTTAATCAAGCGGTAAAATCTTTAGAACTGACGGGATTGAAACTAGAGGAAGTTCAGGAACTTTTACAGAATACTAATTTAACGGGAGAATCTCAACATTGGCAAGGGTTGATCGAGAGATATAGTGGGATGCCTTTAGCTTTGAGATTGATTGCCCCGACGATTCAGGAGTTTTTCGATCGAGATATAGGCGAATTTCTCAAAGATCCACAAACCATCTACTTCGATCCAGAATATCGGCATATTTTAGCTTGGCACTGGGAAAGATTATCTGACTTAGAAAAAAAAGTTTTGCGGATTTTAGCCGAAGCCGATCACCCGATATCTTTTTCTGAGTTGCGCGATCGAATGCCAGACTATTCTATGTCCGACTTGATTGAAAGTTTAAATTCACTTAAGGGGCGATCGCTCTTAGAAAAATCCGAATCCCCAGACAATGAGCAAAGCCGATTTGGTCTTCAGCCGGTGATTCAAAAATATATCAATAAATATCAGTTAGGTAGTTAG